In Aegilops tauschii subsp. strangulata cultivar AL8/78 chromosome 3, Aet v6.0, whole genome shotgun sequence, one genomic interval encodes:
- the LOC109783875 gene encoding glucan endo-1,3-beta-glucosidase 8, which yields MACCAAVVAVVLAAAVAGAPVEGLGVNWGTLATRRLPPKVMAQLLKDNGFKKVKIFDADETTMMGLAGTGIETMIAVPNDMLATVAADYRRAKEWVKMNVTKYDYHGGVNIKFVAIGNEPFLTAYNGTYDNVTVPALKNIQRALDEAGHGSAIKATVPVNADVYDSPASNPVPSAGKFRDDVAAVITDMVRFLNHSGAPFSVNIYPFLSLYGNDNFPIDYAFFDGAPPNPVIDKGVNYTNVFDANFDTLVSALDKIGFGSLPVVIGEVGWPTDGDKHATVPYAERFYNGLLKRLAARQGTPLRPHASIEVYLFGLMDEDAKSVAPGNFERHWGIFTFDGRPKFPLDLRGNGRPVMPAGARGVQYLPRRWCVLSPNASTNATAVEENVAYACSRADCTPLGYACSCGALDAAGNASYAFNAYYQAQGQVPLACDFQGLALVTDKDVSRPPCNFTVQVVAESRATAVTTNTTAAESMAPDAAAARLTAAVMAFLLVLVSA from the exons ATGGCGTGCTGCGctgcggtggtggcggtggtgctgGCGGCCGCGGTGGCGGGGGCGCCGGTGGAGGGGCTCGGCGTGAACTGGGGCACCTTGGCCACGCGCCGGCTGCCGCCCAAGGTGATGGCCCAGCTGCTCAAGGACAACGGGTTCAAGAAGGTGAAGATCTTCGACGCCGACGAGACCACCATGATGGGGCTCGCCGGGACCGGCATCGAGACCATGATCGCCGTGCCCAACGACATGCTCGCCACCGTGGCCGCCGACTACCGCCGGGCCAAGGAATGGGTCAAGATGAACGTCACCAAGTACGACTACCACGGCGGCGTCAACATCAA ATTCGTGGCGATCGGGAACGAGCCGTTCCTCACGGCGTACAACGGCACGTACGACAACGTCACCGTGCCGGCGCTCAAGAACATCCAGCGCGCGCTCGACGAGGCCGGCCACGGCTCCGCCATCAAGGCCACGGTCCCGGTCAACGCCGACGTCTACGACTCTCCGGCCAGCAACCCCGTCCCGTCGGCGGGGAAGTTCCGGGACGAcgtcgccgccgtcatcaccGACATGGTGAGGTTCCTCAACCACAGCGGCGCGCCCTTCAGCGTCAACATCTACCCGTTCCTCAGCCTCTACGGCAACGACAACTTCCCCATCGACTACGCCTTCTTCGACGGCGCGCCTCCCAACCCCGTCATCGACAAGGGCGTCAACTACACCAACGTCTTCGACGCCAACTTCGACACGCTCGTCTCCGCGCTCGACAAGATCGGGTTCGGCAGCCTGCCGGTGGTGATCGGCGAGGTCGGCTGGCCGACGGACGGCGACAAGCACGCCACGGTGCCCTACGCGGAGAGGTTCTACAACGGGCTGCTCAAGCGGCTGGCGGCGCGGCAGGGCACGCCCCTGCGCCCGCACGCCAGCATCGAGGTGTACCTCTTCGGGCTCATGGACGAGGACGCCAAGAGCGTGGCGCCCGGCAACTTCGAGCGCCATTGGGGCATCTTCACGTTCGACGGCCGCCCAAAGTTCCCGCTCGACCTCCGCGGCAACGGGCGGCCGGTCATGCCGGCGGGGGCCAGGGGCGTGCAGTACCTGCCGCGGCGGTGGTGCGTGCTCAGCCCCAACGCTTCCACCAACGCGACCGCCGTCGAGGAGAACGTGGCCTACGCGTGCTCGCGCGCCGACTGCACGCCCCTCGGCTACGCCTGCAGCTGCGGCGCGCTGGACGCCGCCGGGAACGCCTCCTACGCGTTCAACGCCTACTACCAGGCGCAGGGGCAGGTGCCGTTGGCGTGCGACTTCCAGGGCCTCGCCCTCGTCACCGACAAGGACGTGTCACGGCCACCCTGCAACTTCACCGTACAAGTAGTTGCCGAGTCGCGCGCCACGGCGGTCACCACCAACACAACCGCCGCCGAGTCAATGGCGCCCGACGCGGCCGCGGCGCGGCTGACCGCCGCCGTGATGGCTTTCTTGcttgtgctcgtctcggcataa
- the LOC109783883 gene encoding protein DETOXIFICATION 40, with translation MGGGDEHGASARLESILTDSSAPRAERVWAAGAIELGMLLRLAVPAVIMYMINFLMSMSTQIFSGHLGSLELAAASLGNTGVQMFAYGLMLGMGSAVETLCGQAYGGHKYDMLGTYLQRSAVILCCTGIPLAVIYAFSEPILLLLGQSPEIARAASIFVYGLIPQIFAYAINFPIQKFLQAQSIVLPSAYISTATLVLHLLLSWVVVYKVGLGLLGASLVLSLSWWIIVVAQFAYIIMSPTCRRTWTGFTIKAFSGLPEFLKLSAASAVMLCLETWYYQVMVLIAGLLPNPELSLDSLSVCLTISAWVFMISIGFNAAASVRVSNELGAGNPKSAFFSVWVVTVLSAIIAVVLAVVIMCFRNYISYIFTEGERVSDAVADLCPLLAITIILNGIQPVLSGVAVGCGWQQFVAYVNVGCYYIVGVPLGVLLGFVFNFGVKGLWGGMIGGTAMQTAILLWVTIRTDWSKEVEEAQKRLNKWDDTKKEPLLVGVTDDN, from the exons ATGGGCGGAGGGGACGAGCATGGCGCGTCGGCTCGGCTGGAGAGCATCCTCACGGACTCGTCGGCACCGCGGGCGGAGCGCGTGTGGGCGGCGGGGGCAATCGAGCTCGGGATGCTCTTGCGGCTGGCCGTCCCGGCGGTGATCATGTACATGATCAACTTCCTCATGTCCATGTCCACCCAGATCTTCTCCGGCCACCTCGGGAGCCTGGagctcgccgccgcctccctcggAAACACAGGCGTCCAGATGTTCGCCTATGGCCTCATG CTGGGCATGGGTAGTGCAGTGGAGACCCTTTGCGGACAAGCCTACGGTGGACACAAGTACGACATGCTCGGCACCTACCTACAACGCTCCGCCGTTATCCTCTGCTGCACCGGCATACCTCTCGCCGTGATCTACGCCTTCTCGGAGCCAATCCTCCTGCTGCTGGGGCAGTCGCCGGAGATAGCCCGCGCGGCGTCCATCTTCGTGTACGGCCTCATCCCTCAGATCTTCGCCTACGCCATCAACTTCCCGATCCAGAAGTTCCTGCAGGCGCAGAGCATCGTCCTCCCCAGCGCTTACATCTCCACGGCGACGCTCGTGTTGCACCTGCTGCTCAGCTGGGTCGTCGTCTACAAGGTTGGTCTCGGGCTGCTCGGCGCCTCGCTGGTGCTGAGCCTGAGCTGGTGGATCATTGTGGTGGCGCAGTTCGCGTACATCATCATGAGCCCGACGTGCCGGCGGACATGGACAGGGTTCACTATCAAGGCCTTCTCCGGGTTGCCGGAATTCCTCAAGCTCTCCGCCGCGTCCGCGGTGATGTTGTGCCTCGAGACATGGTACTACCAGGTCATGGTGCTCATTGCTGGCTTGCTCCCCAACCCCGAGCTTTCCCTGGATTCCCTCTCAGTATG CTTGACAATCTCTGCTTGGGTGTTCATGATATCAATAGGTTTCAACGCCGCCGCAAG TGTTAGAGTGAGCAATGAGCTTGGTGCCGGCAACCCCAAGTCTGCATTTTTCTCGGTTTGGGTCGTGACGGTGCTCTCTGCAATAATCGCCGTCGTCCTTGCTGTTGTGATCATGTGCTTCCGCAACTacatcagctacatcttcacagAGGGTGAAAGAGTTTCCGACGCCGTGGCGGATCTCTGCCCGCTGCTCGCCATCACCATCATTCTCAATGGCATCCAACCTGTACTGTCAG GTGTTGCTGTTGGGTGTGGGTGGCAACAATTTGTTGCCTACGTCAACGTCGGCTGCTACTACATCGTAGGTGTTCCCCTTGGTGTTCTTCTTGGTTTTGTCTTCAACTTTGGCGTAAAG GGCCTTTGGGGTGGCATGATTGGAGGAACGGCCATGCAGACTGCCATTCTGTTGTGGGTCACCATTAGAACTGATTGGAGTAAAGAG GTAGAGGAGGCACAAAAAAGATTGAACAAGTGGGATGATACAAAGAAGGAGCCGCTTCTTGTTGGCGTCACAGATGATAACTAA
- the LOC109783884 gene encoding protein DETOXIFICATION 40, with product MADGEAPGRLESILTDSTAPLAGRVWAAGAIELGMLTRLAAPAVVMYMINYLMSMSTQIFSGHLGSLELAAASLGNTGVQMFAYGLMLGMGSAVETLCGQAFGAHKYDMLGTYLQRSAVLLCCTGIPLAAIYAFSEPLLVLLGQSPEIAHAASIFVYGLIPQIFAYAINFPIQKFMQAQSIVLPSAYISTGTLVLHLLLSWVVVYKAGLGLLGASLVLSLSWWVIVGAQFAYIAVSPTCRETWTGFTWQAFSGLPAFLKLSAASAVMLCLETWYFQILVLIAGLLPDPEIALDSLSVCMTIAGWVFMISVGFNAAASVRVSNELGAGNPKSAFFSVWVVTSLCAAISVVFAIVMLCLRNHISYLFTESEIVSDAVADLCPLLAITLILNGIQPVLSGVAVGCGWQQFVAYVNIGCYYIVGVPLGIVLGFVFNLGVKGIWGGMIGGTTMQTAILLWVTIRTDWSKEVEEAHKRLNKWDDTKKQPLLTAATDNS from the exons ATGGCGGACGGGGAAGCGCCGGGCCGGCTGGAGAGCATCCTGACGGACTCGACGGCGCCGCTGGCGGGGCGCGTGTGGGCGGCGGGGGCGATCGAGCTCGGGATGCTGACGCGGCTGGCGGCGCCGGCGGTGGTCATGTACATGATCAACTACCTCATGTCCATGTCCACGCAGATCTTCTCCGGCCACCTCGGCAGCCTGGagctcgccgccgcctccctcggCAACACCGGCGTCCAGATGTTCGCCTACGGCCTCATG CTGGGCATGGGTAGTGCAGTGGAGACCCTGTGCGGACAAGCCTTCGGTGCACACAAGTACGACATGCTCGGAACCTACTTACAACGCTCGGCCGTCCTCCTCTGCTGCACCGGCATACCTCTCGCCGCGATCTACGCCTTCTCGGAGCCGCTCCTCGTGCTACTGGGACAGTCACCGGAGATCGCCCACGCCGCGTCGATCTTCGTGTACGGCCTGATCCCTCAGATCTTCGCGTACGCCATCAACTTCCCCATCCAGAAGTTCATGCAGGCGCAGAGCATCGTCCTGCCGAGCGCTTACATCTCCACGGGCACGCTCGTGTTGCACTTGCTGCTGAGCTGGGTCGTGGTGTACAAGGCTGGCCTCGGCCTGCTCGGCGCCTCGCTGGTGCTGAGCCTGAGCTGGTGGGTCATCGTCGGGGCGCAGTTCGCGTACATCGCCGTGAGCCCGACCTGCCGGGAGACGTGGACCGGGTTCACCTGGCAGGCCTTCTCCGGCTTGCCGGCCTTTCTCAAGCTCTCCGCCGCGTCGGCTGTGATGCTGTGCCTTGAGACATGGTACTTTCAGATCCTGGTGCTCATTGCTGGCTTGCTCCCCGACCCCGAGATCGCCCTGGATTCCCTCTCTGTGTG CATGACAATCGCTGGTTGGGTGTTCATGATCTCAGTAGGTTTCAACGCCGCCGCAAG TGTAAGAGTTAGCAATGAGCTCGGTGCCGGCAACCCCAAGTCAGCATTTTTCTCGGTGTGGGTCGTCACTTCGCTCTGTGCAGCCATCTCTGTTGTCTTTGCCATTGTCATGCTCTGCCTACGCAACCACATCAGCTACTTGTTCACAGAGAGTGAAATAGTTTCCGACGCGGTGGCGGATCTCTGCCCGCTCCTTGCCATCACGCTCATTCTGAATGGCATACAACCTGTATTGTCAG GTGTTGCTGTTGGATGTGGATGGCAACAATTTGTTGCATACGTGAACATTGGTTGTTACTACATCGTAGGCGTACCCCTTGGCATTGTTCTCGGTTTTGTCTTCAACCTCGGCGTAAAG GGCATTTGGGGTGGCATGATTGGAGGAACGACTATGCAGACGGCCATTCTACTGTGGGTCACCATCAGAACCGATTGGAGCAAAGAG GTCGAGGAGGCGCATAAAAGATTGAACAAGTGGGATGATACCAAGAAACAGCCCCTCCTTACGGCGGCCACGGACAATAGCTAG